TTTCCAACTGTGGGAAATCTGCTTAATGTCAGGGTAAGAATATTGATGATTTGTGCATTTATTGAGACCATTGAAATCCAGAACGAAGTCACCTTGCCCGATAATATTTATTCACATCCCGTCATCAAAAGACTGTATGATCTTACTACCAGGATTATCGGCTATTTCAATGACGTACAGTCTTTACTTAAAGATGAAGAAAGTGGAGAGATATATTTCAATGTAGTAAAAGTATTGCAACATCACTGTCAATTATCCAGGGAAGATGCTTTGGAGGAGACGATACGTATGCACAATGCGGACCTGGAAGAGTTCCATCGATTGCGGGCTTCCCTTCCGGATTTTGGAGAATGGAACAATGCTGTAGATGGATTAGTAACGGGAATGGTTTTTTTTATAAAGGGATGGCAATCCGTTTCTTTATTGGAGACAGAGCGATATGGCGCCAATGGTTTTCCTCAAATAAAGGAACTTCCCAAAGTCTAGTGTTATACTCCCTTCATCTATCATTCGTTTTCTTCTTCATGAAAGGTTCGGCAAAGGGACTTTGAAAATTGAAGGTCAACTGTGCCGGTCTTTTACGTGTCGTTTGCGTTTTGTTTCAGGGACTGTGATAAATGAACAATTAATGATGGCATCGTAATCCGGCACAAAAAAAGAGGACCGTAGTCCTCTCTCTTTTTAAACTTTATAATACTGTTCCCAGCCTTTTCTCGGTGGTGGGCCGACCAGCAGTTCGTTGGCGTGTTTGTTATTGGTAATGATTTTCTTTTCCCGGTCGAACTGTAGTTTCTCACCAGTCCACTGCGCCAGTACGCCGAGGCAGAACACCTGGCTGAGCGGACCGGCAATAGCGAACGGAGACCGTGTCTGCTCTTCACCTTTACATGCCAGCAGGAAGTTCTTAAAGTGGTTGGACGGGCTTGCCGGCACTACCGGCAGTTTGTCTGCCATTGCTTTTGCTTTTTCCTCCGGAATGATGGAGAGCGTACTGCCGTGAGAGCCTCCCTTAAAAGTAAGTTCTTTACTGTAGATGATCTTACCGGGATTGAGTTTGGCAGGTGCAATAGGCCCGTTGCTTGGGGGCGGGATATTGGGATCGAGCCCTGATACGCCGTATCCGGCGGGAATGGGCGGCAGGTTGTCCACGCCGTCGTACCAGGTGATGTCCAGTGCGGGCATATTTCCTCTTTTAGGGAATTTGAATGCCAGTGTGGAAGACATCGGGTAGAAGAAGTTGTTGTGGCCGGTGAGCTTGACCGGGTCAACTTCGTACGGCAGGCCCAGATCGAGGAATTGATGGGCGGTATCAATGATATGCGCGCCCCAGTCTCCCAGTGCGCCCATGCCGAAGTCGAACCAGCAGCGCCATTGACCGTTTACGAAATCTTTATTATAGGAGTGACCCTGTGTCGCCATCTGCCAGATGTTCCAGTCGAGGGTGGCAGGCGCCTGCTCTGCGGCCGGGAACGAAGTGATATTAGGGTTCCAGCCATGCCAGCGCCGTGGGGAGTTCATATGGGCAGTAATGGCTGTTACATCTTTGATGATACCGGCTTCTGTCCAGGCTTTAAACTGGAAGTAATTGGCTTCAGAATGCCCCTGGTTGCCCATTTGTGTCACTACTTTCGGATGTTTGCGGGCGGCCTTCATCATCAGTTCCACTTCGTTGAAGGTGCGTGCCATGGGTTTTTCTACATACACGTGTTTGCCCAGGCCTATCGCCATCATCGTGATCGGGAAATGTGAGAAGTCAGGCACACCGATGGACACGGCATCAATCTGGTTGCCCATCTTGTCGAACATCTGACGGAAGTCCTGGAAGCGAGGTACGTTAGGGAACATCTTCATGACCTCCAGGGTATGCGGCGCGCCCATGTCTACGTCACAAAGCGCCACAATGTTTGCCAGTCCGGTCTTGTAGAGCGCCTGGGCTATCTCTCCGCCTCTGTTGCCGATGCCAATGAAGGCAAGGTTGACTTTTTCATTAGGTCCTATTTTGCGTACATGCGGCTTCGCTGCAGCCATCAGCAGACCTGGCGTAGCGGTGGCCAGGGTGGCCAGCGCCGCTTGCTTCAGGAAACTCCGTCTTGAGTTATTGTGATTCATAGCGTGATTTGTTAAATGCTGACCACAAAATATAAAAAAGGTTTTGCAATCGATGGAAATTTTTCGCTCAACTTTATTTAATAGACAGAAAATAATCTTTAATAATTACATTACATAGATATAAATATAGTTAATATTTATACTGTGTAAAAAAAAGAATCAGCATTGATCAAAAAAGAACAGATAATCCCTCCGTGATATGCAGGTCTGTTTAAGACCGGCAGGGCGTTGGGTCGTTCACGTTATAATTGGAAATAACACAACGGCAGGCAATACCTAAGTATGTCTTATATAGCGGTGTTTTTCTCCGGCCATGCAAATCCTTTTCCTCCGGGTAAATATCTTTCTGTTTCCTGTACATAAAATGTATTCACCCCCTGAACGCCAAGCCCAAAATAGTAGACGAATTTGTCCACATGTTCCTGGTACTCTCCGAATTCCCGATACTCTTTGTGTAAAGTAAGCAGCTCGTCAAGGTCCGCATTGTGAATCCGCAAGGTCTCTTTGCAGGCATCTTCCAGGGAAAGGCCATACTGCCTTTGAAGTACAAAAATTACATTAAAAACCTCCGTTCCTTTGGCCAACTCTTTGGGTAAGGAGTGAATATCATTTTGCCATATTATAATTCTCACCATCAGGGTCATCATTCGCTGAAAGACGCAATGGTCAATGATATGATCGGGTAAAACCAGGCCCGATTCAATCTCCCCGAGTACCAGGTAAGGATACATCAGCACGGCATATTCGCGGATTGCTTTGTAAACAACGAAAGAGGGTGGAGGCTGATTGGCTGCTTTATAGGAATGTTCGACTTCAATTCCATACCTGAATGTCAGATAGAAGTATCGAATGAAACGCTGCATCCATGTTTCAGGCATAAACGCACGGAACTCGTCCCGGATAAGCGCCAGGTGCTGGTAAATTGCATTTTCCTCGGGCAGCAGGGCGGCGCCGTTCAGAATTTCCATGCAACGGATACGCTGTTGTTGCTTTTCTTCAAGCGATAAATCTTCCAGTTGATCGTCGAGCACAACATACTGGAGCATAAACCTGTTACAGGGAATGGTTTGCTCGTACGTTAAATCAGGCCACATGCAGGCCGTACAGGCATGTAACCGCATTTTTTTGTACTTCAATACCTGTTCCGGTGTCAGGAAAGTATAGTCATTATCGATCCAGGATTCCATATCCCTGCCCATTTGTTCAAGATGTGGGTTGACCAGATTGGGCCATGGATAGAAATTTAAAGGTAAATAGTCCCTTGGGTTAAATTGTGCTGGCTTCATTACAAATCGTTTTACGGGTTAGGAAAACAGGCGCGGGCTTCTCTGTGAAGGGAAGATATGGGTGTGATCGGAATGCAGTGGGTCTGTCATCATGCCGGTTACATTTTGAAAGGTTATTTTGAGCGTTGTTGACGAAATATTTGCGTATTGGAATTTACAAAAAAGAAACCACATTTTTTTTGACTTTTTTGCAGCATAGACGGAGAGATAATGTACGAAGTAAAAACGGACGCCACGCTGTGAAACCGGCCGGCCTGCTTATTCTACTGCGAAATAATTTCAGTGCTGCGCAAATTATATCGCAATCGTTAATCCAATTTTTTTTGTCTAGTTATGAAATTTATTTACCTTCATGCCGCAATTTTAGTGATAGACTAAATGCCTTGTTCGTGCCAATTCCGAAACCCGATTAAAATCGTATTAAAAAACTGCGGAACCTTGTTTAAAAGCCCTGGGCTTATGAGAAACTCTACCACTTTGACATGATTTTTTAATAGTGACCTGTTATTGTTTGACTTAAGAAGTCATGTGTGTTTAACAAAAAAATATCAGGCTGGCTGAGGTTTTTGCCGTATTGCAAATGCAATATCAGGATCTTCATGCAATCATTTTATGATATCATACACCAGATTACCAGACACGATGTGTCATGACGTGTGTTTCCATGTTTATAGTCATGAACTATAAGCAGGTAAAAGTTTTTCCTATTATAAAATACCCTACAGACATGAACTCAAAATTACTATCCAGAAATTGTTTATCGCACCCGTTTCTCTAACGGTGCCGGCAGTACAACGATTACCACATCAATAACGATATTCATTGATCATGTAATACGATTATCTGCACAAACATACTGACGCTTTTTAACCTGTTGCCAGCTGCTGTAGCCTGTTGGACAAGCATTGTCATTGCTTGTCATAACAGAGAAGGACAGCGTTTTCAGGTACACGCCTGATTTATTTCCTCATCAATTAATGACCGTTAGACCATGCCACTACACGCAACGCACATTCATCCTGCCCAGCGGGATATCCTGATGGATTTACTGATCAATGCAGAAAACTCGACCTACAACGTTGGAGGTGTAACCCGGATCACCGGGGCTCTCCACAAAGAAAAATTCATCGCCGCCGCCGAAACGTTGCCAGCCGTATTTGATGTATACCGGATGCGTTTTGACGTTAATGACCATACGCCACAAGCCTATGTGGACGACAGCTTCATCAGACAGGAAGTCGTATGTATGGATTTCACGGGTACACCGCCGGATGCCGTAGAAAAATGGATACGGGAACGCCTCGAAACACCTTTCATCCTTCAAAAAGAAAATGCGCTCTGCGAACAATACCTGTTGTCCATAGCGCCGGATGAACATTGGTATTTCTGTAAATATCATCACCTGATCATCGATGGTTACGGACTGGCCGCAAGCTATCAGTACGTAGCCAGCCAATACCGCTCCTTACTCCAGGGAACGAAGCTTGACTGGTCACCGGTTTCCTATGTGTCAGCAGCCGGCGAAGCGCTCGCTTACCAACAATCGCCGGCATACCAGGAAGACGCTGCCTACTGGAAAAAGATGATCGGTAAGAAGCCGGTCCAACTGCTGGAACGCAGGTACCACCGCGCAGACGTGCACCCACGCCAATGCCGGACCTTCGTCCTGGAATTTACGGCTGAGGAAAAGGCCGCGCTGGAAAACGTGCAACAGGTCACTCAGGCCAATCTGCTCCGGCTGACGCTGGCGGCGCTCACCATTTATTTCGCGAAAACAACTGAACACGCTGCATTTGTATTCGGCACACCGGTACATCGCAGAAAGGATAAAGCATTGCAGCAGATAGCCGGTATGTTTTCCGGTATTACGCCGTTTCAGGGCATTTACCAACAGGAAGATACCGTAGCTGCGCTGCTGGAGAATATTGCCGTTGCCAGAAAAAACGACAACCAACATCAGCACTACCAGATAGCTGACCTGAGCCGGTCGCTGAAACTGAATGGTACAACGGAACAGCTGGTAGATATCCTTGTCAACCATGCTAACCTAGACCTCCACCTGGATTTCGGGGAAGATATTCAGGCTGTTACCCGGGAGCTGACAAGTGAGATCACCCGTTACCCGCTGGAGCTGCTCTGGCGCGACTACGGGAAAGGACAGCCACTGCAGCTGAAAGCGGATTATTACCCGTCGCATTTCACAGAAACGGATATACGTTTATTGGTGAAGCGCTTGTTATATGTCATGCAGCAATTAGGCGGCACACAGGAACGGAAACTGGATGAGATCAGCATCCTGCCGGAAGAAGAGCAAGCGCTGCTGGCTGCCTTTAACGATAACAATATAGCGGTTGCGCCTTGTCATTCTATCCATGCGCTCATAGAAGAGCAGGT
This window of the Chitinophaga varians genome carries:
- a CDS encoding Gfo/Idh/MocA family oxidoreductase; translated protein: MNHNNSRRSFLKQAALATLATATPGLLMAAAKPHVRKIGPNEKVNLAFIGIGNRGGEIAQALYKTGLANIVALCDVDMGAPHTLEVMKMFPNVPRFQDFRQMFDKMGNQIDAVSIGVPDFSHFPITMMAIGLGKHVYVEKPMARTFNEVELMMKAARKHPKVVTQMGNQGHSEANYFQFKAWTEAGIIKDVTAITAHMNSPRRWHGWNPNITSFPAAEQAPATLDWNIWQMATQGHSYNKDFVNGQWRCWFDFGMGALGDWGAHIIDTAHQFLDLGLPYEVDPVKLTGHNNFFYPMSSTLAFKFPKRGNMPALDITWYDGVDNLPPIPAGYGVSGLDPNIPPPSNGPIAPAKLNPGKIIYSKELTFKGGSHGSTLSIIPEEKAKAMADKLPVVPASPSNHFKNFLLACKGEEQTRSPFAIAGPLSQVFCLGVLAQWTGEKLQFDREKKIITNNKHANELLVGPPPRKGWEQYYKV
- a CDS encoding terpene synthase family protein encodes the protein MKPAQFNPRDYLPLNFYPWPNLVNPHLEQMGRDMESWIDNDYTFLTPEQVLKYKKMRLHACTACMWPDLTYEQTIPCNRFMLQYVVLDDQLEDLSLEEKQQQRIRCMEILNGAALLPEENAIYQHLALIRDEFRAFMPETWMQRFIRYFYLTFRYGIEVEHSYKAANQPPPSFVVYKAIREYAVLMYPYLVLGEIESGLVLPDHIIDHCVFQRMMTLMVRIIIWQNDIHSLPKELAKGTEVFNVIFVLQRQYGLSLEDACKETLRIHNADLDELLTLHKEYREFGEYQEHVDKFVYYFGLGVQGVNTFYVQETERYLPGGKGFAWPEKNTAI